Proteins from a single region of Alphaproteobacteria bacterium LSUCC0719:
- a CDS encoding DUF1932 domain-containing protein, whose protein sequence is MIIALIGFGEAGLAIATSLGAADGGRPTLRAFDIKLVDDDDTIAAAMTARIRSAGVDAAASPQEAVADADIVISVVTADQAATVAGLAARHLPQGALYLDMNSCAPTTKQTAGRAVETAGGVYVDVAVMAPIEPRGHETPMLAAAPDPEAVATRLGHAGLRPRFVGSDIGRASTIKMLRSVMIKGIEALTAECFRAAIKAGVADEVANSLDASQPKMGWAEQAAYNMERMTAHGIRRAAEMREVAKTLRALDIPPAMTTGTIAWQDDMGALDLTLAPDAALAEQIALIEQAITSKMERS, encoded by the coding sequence ATGATCATTGCCCTGATTGGATTTGGTGAAGCCGGGCTGGCAATCGCAACCAGCCTTGGCGCGGCGGATGGCGGCAGGCCGACCCTGCGGGCCTTCGACATCAAGCTTGTCGACGATGATGACACGATCGCCGCCGCCATGACCGCACGGATCAGGTCTGCCGGCGTTGACGCCGCGGCATCACCGCAGGAAGCCGTCGCCGACGCCGATATCGTGATCTCGGTGGTAACAGCCGATCAGGCAGCCACCGTCGCCGGCCTTGCGGCGCGACATCTGCCGCAGGGCGCGCTCTATCTCGACATGAACAGCTGTGCGCCCACGACCAAGCAGACTGCCGGCAGGGCGGTCGAAACCGCTGGCGGCGTATATGTCGATGTTGCCGTCATGGCACCGATCGAACCTCGTGGCCATGAAACACCTATGCTGGCCGCCGCCCCCGACCCCGAAGCTGTCGCCACACGGCTGGGCCATGCCGGGTTGCGGCCACGATTTGTCGGCAGTGACATAGGGCGCGCCTCGACCATCAAGATGCTGCGGTCCGTCATGATAAAGGGCATCGAGGCCCTGACCGCAGAATGTTTCCGCGCCGCGATCAAGGCAGGTGTTGCCGACGAGGTGGCAAATTCGCTTGACGCCTCGCAGCCGAAGATGGGGTGGGCTGAACAGGCGGCCTATAACATGGAACGGATGACGGCGCATGGCATCCGCCGCGCCGCCGAAATGCGCGAGGTCGCAAAGACGCTCCGCGCGCTTGATATTCCCCCGGCGATGACCACCGGCACCATTGCCTGGCAGGACGATATGGGGGCGCTCGACCTGACGCTGGCACCCGATGCGGCGCTTGCCGAGCAGATCGCTTTGATTGAACAGGCCATCACATCGAAAATGGAACGGAGCTGA
- a CDS encoding 4-oxalomesaconate tautomerase has protein sequence MMSPSGTRCMWMRGGTSKGGYFLASDLPGDTAARDALLLRVMGSPDARQIDGMGGANPLTSKVAVVSAAERDDCDVDYLFLQVFVDRDLVSDAQNCGNILAGVGAFAIERGLVPVSGDTTDVRIFMRNTGQVATASIATPDGRVSYAGDESIDGVPGSAAPVPLVFDDVAGSMCGSLLPTGNEVDLVEGVQVTMIDNGMPIVVLRAADMGITGYETPADLDSNDDLKARLEALRLACGRMMNLGDVTEKSVPKMTMVAEARHGGAFMTRSFIPHRCHDTIGVFAAVSAATAALLPASPANAIARIPEGVRKVMAVEHPNGATACVLECDGDDNVLKAGMMRTTRKLFDGMIF, from the coding sequence ATGATGTCTCCTTCGGGAACAAGATGTATGTGGATGAGGGGCGGCACCTCGAAAGGCGGCTATTTTCTGGCGTCTGATCTGCCGGGGGACACTGCCGCGCGCGACGCGCTGTTGCTGCGGGTCATGGGATCGCCCGATGCCCGCCAGATCGATGGTATGGGTGGAGCCAACCCGCTGACAAGCAAGGTGGCGGTAGTCTCTGCCGCTGAACGTGACGATTGTGATGTCGATTATCTGTTTCTGCAGGTCTTTGTTGACCGGGATCTGGTGTCCGACGCGCAGAATTGCGGCAACATCCTTGCCGGTGTCGGCGCCTTTGCCATCGAGCGTGGTCTTGTGCCGGTATCCGGCGACACCACTGATGTGCGAATCTTCATGCGCAATACGGGGCAGGTGGCAACCGCCAGCATCGCCACGCCGGACGGCCGGGTATCCTATGCCGGCGATGAATCCATCGACGGCGTTCCTGGAAGCGCCGCCCCGGTGCCGCTTGTCTTTGATGACGTCGCCGGATCGATGTGCGGATCACTGCTGCCAACCGGCAATGAGGTCGACCTGGTCGAGGGGGTTCAGGTCACGATGATCGACAATGGTATGCCAATCGTCGTGCTTCGCGCTGCCGACATGGGGATCACCGGCTATGAAACGCCGGCCGATCTGGATTCCAATGACGATCTGAAGGCACGGCTGGAGGCGCTGCGTCTTGCCTGTGGCAGGATGATGAACCTTGGTGACGTCACCGAAAAGTCGGTTCCGAAGATGACGATGGTAGCGGAAGCGCGTCATGGCGGGGCCTTCATGACACGAAGCTTCATTCCGCATCGATGCCACGACACCATCGGTGTGTTCGCCGCCGTCAGTGCCGCCACCGCGGCGCTGCTGCCGGCAAGCCCGGCGAATGCCATTGCGCGGATCCCGGAAGGCGTGCGCAAGGTGATGGCGGTCGAGCATCCAAATGGGGCCACTGCCTGTGTTCTGGAATGTGACGGGGATGACAACGTCCTGAAGGCCGGGATGATGCGTACCACCCGCAAACTTTTCGACGGCATGATTTTCTGA
- a CDS encoding amidohydrolase family protein encodes MNDNDKNFGDKNTGDKNTGGEVTWHPDPKTPDFVVPDGAVDAHCHVFGPADEFPFAPERKYTPGDAGKDMLFALRDHLGLSRNVIVQASCHGKDNSAMIDALRASGGLARGVAVVAHDIADADLDMMHEAGVRGVRFNFVKRLVDATPREVFMRTAERVQRLGWHIVVYFEAPDLADLSPFLKELPGIVVVDHMGRPDVSQPVDGPDFTRFVTLMEELPTLWTKVSCPERLTVAGPPYDDVVPFQRYLVERFTDRVLWGTDWPHPNMKSHRPDDGLLVDTIARIAPTPALQQALLIDNPMRLYWSDA; translated from the coding sequence ATGAACGACAATGACAAGAACTTCGGCGACAAGAACACCGGTGACAAGAATACCGGCGGCGAGGTTACCTGGCATCCCGATCCCAAGACGCCCGATTTCGTGGTGCCGGACGGGGCTGTCGACGCGCATTGCCATGTTTTCGGACCGGCGGACGAATTTCCCTTCGCGCCGGAGCGCAAATACACCCCCGGCGATGCCGGCAAGGACATGCTGTTCGCGCTTCGCGATCATCTTGGCCTGTCGCGTAATGTGATTGTCCAGGCAAGCTGTCATGGCAAGGACAACAGCGCGATGATCGACGCGCTTCGGGCATCCGGCGGGTTGGCGCGGGGTGTTGCGGTGGTGGCGCACGACATTGCTGATGCAGACCTCGACATGATGCATGAAGCCGGGGTGCGCGGGGTCAGGTTCAATTTTGTCAAACGGCTTGTCGATGCGACACCGCGCGAGGTGTTCATGCGGACCGCCGAACGTGTGCAGCGCCTTGGCTGGCACATTGTGGTGTATTTCGAAGCCCCCGATCTTGCCGATCTGTCACCCTTCCTGAAGGAACTTCCGGGCATCGTTGTGGTCGACCATATGGGTCGCCCGGATGTCAGCCAGCCGGTGGACGGGCCAGACTTCACCCGCTTTGTGACGCTGATGGAAGAGCTGCCGACCCTGTGGACCAAGGTCAGCTGTCCTGAACGCCTGACCGTTGCCGGGCCGCCTTATGACGATGTGGTGCCGTTTCAGCGCTATCTTGTCGAGCGGTTCACGGACCGGGTGCTGTGGGGCACGGACTGGCCTCATCCCAACATGAAATCGCACCGGCCCGATGACGGGCTGCTGGTCGACACCATCGCGCGCATCGCGCCGACACCGGCGCTTCAGCAGGCGCTGCTGATCGACAATCCAATGCGGCTTTACTGGTCAGACGCCTGA
- a CDS encoding TerC family protein — MFDDALVIAILQIIAIDIILGGDNAIIIALACRNLPPRQRRLGILWGTAGAIGLRVLLVFFASTLLTVPSLKLIGGLLLLWIGVKLLAEEENIDEGAIKQSASLMEAVRTIIIADFVMSLDNSVAIAAAAKGNMALVVFGLLLSVPIIIGGSALILKMMQRYPIIITFGAALLGWLAGDLIANDPLLQDYMATLPDHAAKICAGVSALAVVIVGRVLASRKTAD, encoded by the coding sequence ATGTTCGATGACGCGCTCGTCATCGCAATTCTTCAGATCATTGCGATTGATATTATTCTTGGCGGCGACAACGCCATCATCATTGCCCTGGCCTGCCGCAACCTTCCCCCGCGGCAAAGACGGCTCGGCATTCTCTGGGGCACAGCCGGCGCCATCGGGCTGCGGGTTCTTCTGGTGTTCTTCGCAAGCACGTTGCTGACAGTGCCGTCGCTGAAACTGATTGGCGGGCTGCTATTGCTCTGGATCGGCGTAAAACTGCTGGCCGAGGAAGAGAACATCGATGAAGGTGCGATCAAGCAATCCGCCAGCCTGATGGAAGCTGTCCGCACCATCATCATCGCCGATTTCGTGATGAGCCTCGACAATTCGGTCGCCATCGCCGCGGCTGCCAAGGGCAATATGGCGCTTGTCGTATTCGGTCTGCTTCTCAGCGTGCCGATCATCATTGGCGGCAGCGCGCTGATACTGAAAATGATGCAGCGCTACCCCATCATCATCACCTTTGGCGCCGCCCTGCTTGGCTGGCTTGCCGGTGATCTGATTGCCAACGACCCGTTGCTGCAGGACTATATGGCAACCCTACCCGACCATGCCGCCAAGATATGCGCCGGGGTCAGCGCGCTGGCGGTTGTCATTGTCGGCCGGGTGCTGGCCAGCCGCAAAACGGCAGACTAG
- a CDS encoding extracellular solute-binding protein, which produces MRFALPKAPARAAFKRYGTAMLAGFAALFMAGGPVAASAAEINIYSHRQQFLLQPFLDAFTAETGIRTRVVYAAKGLAQRLLAEGEASLADVILTVDISRLSEYAELDLLAPVDSPVLESNVPAHLRASDNRWFAFSTRARLVATSVDRVAEDAIADIEDLARPEWKGRICSRKGSHVYNRSLMASIIAANGADAAEAWAGNMVSNFARKPQGNDRAQAKAIFQGQCDVAIMNHYYYGNMLYGDQAEQKNWANAIRLVFTNQGGRGTHVNISGGGMARHSPNPDGARRFLEFLTTPVAQQLYGEVNFEYPVNPTVAPGGVLSSWGDFKRDSLAIERLAELAPDAQMIIDRVGW; this is translated from the coding sequence ATGCGTTTTGCATTGCCAAAGGCACCGGCACGGGCGGCGTTCAAACGCTACGGAACAGCCATGCTGGCGGGATTTGCCGCACTTTTCATGGCTGGTGGTCCGGTTGCGGCCAGCGCTGCCGAGATCAATATCTATTCGCATCGCCAGCAATTCCTGCTGCAGCCGTTCCTTGATGCCTTTACGGCCGAAACCGGCATCAGGACGCGCGTTGTCTACGCCGCCAAGGGGTTGGCGCAACGTCTTCTTGCCGAAGGCGAGGCCAGCCTGGCTGATGTCATTCTGACAGTCGATATATCGCGGCTCAGCGAATATGCCGAGCTTGATCTGCTGGCGCCGGTGGACTCGCCGGTTCTGGAAAGCAATGTACCGGCGCATCTGCGGGCATCCGACAATCGCTGGTTCGCCTTTTCAACACGGGCACGGCTGGTGGCGACGTCGGTTGACAGGGTGGCCGAGGATGCCATTGCCGATATCGAGGACCTTGCCAGGCCCGAATGGAAAGGTCGGATCTGCAGCCGCAAGGGAAGCCATGTCTATAACCGGTCGCTGATGGCGTCGATCATCGCCGCGAACGGGGCCGATGCGGCCGAGGCATGGGCCGGCAATATGGTTTCGAATTTCGCCCGCAAGCCGCAGGGCAATGACCGCGCGCAGGCGAAAGCCATTTTTCAGGGCCAGTGCGATGTGGCGATCATGAACCACTATTATTACGGCAATATGCTGTATGGCGATCAGGCCGAGCAGAAAAACTGGGCAAACGCCATCCGGCTTGTGTTCACAAATCAGGGCGGTCGTGGCACCCATGTCAATATTTCGGGTGGCGGGATGGCGCGGCACAGTCCCAATCCCGATGGCGCGCGCCGGTTTCTGGAATTCCTGACGACACCTGTTGCCCAGCAACTCTATGGCGAGGTCAATTTTGAATATCCGGTCAATCCGACCGTGGCACCGGGTGGTGTGTTGTCTTCATGGGGTGATTTCAAGCGTGACAGTCTGGCCATCGAGCGGCTTGCCGAACTGGCTCCGGACGCGCAGATGATTATTGATCGGGTCGGATGGTAG
- a CDS encoding ABC transporter permease, with protein sequence MVATFLSYWSGRPARHIDGWSVSAIVICLFILGPILALWMMAFGDSQGLWRHLVSTVLPRYVLNTVLLMFGVGVLTILFGVSTAWVITRYSFVGKRVFEWLLLLPAAIPAYIIAYTYTDFLEYAGPVQSLLRDMFGWQRPMDYWFPDIRSLGGAVLVMSTVLYPYIYMVTRIAFRLTPASLFEIALVHDRSQFWSVGLPLARPAITAGLALVLMEVVSDFGTVEYFAVETITLGIFNVWLGMNNIVAAAQISLFGFVFILSLLALELYARSRQRFAGNGKSATELQPLRPGVKGQIACQAVCALPLCLGFVIPVGVLLKFVLGNPITDQFGQVVDTVGATMLMAGAAAVLIVVVSTLLVLAATYRGGVMVRRLTVAASSGYAIPGTMLAIGVLVFAGVVDRTYAGLVGDPRATLLLGGAGILLTAYLVRFQAVGYGALMSGIRRLPDNMMNASRVLGNGFGSSLKRVILPLLRGSMLAGGLLCFVDIMKELPITLLLRPFDFETLATYTYQFAKDEMLEAAALPALMIVVAGLVPVILMNNMLRRAG encoded by the coding sequence ATGGTAGCCACCTTTCTGTCATATTGGTCAGGCCGGCCGGCCCGTCATATCGATGGCTGGTCGGTTTCTGCAATTGTGATATGTCTTTTCATCCTCGGACCGATCCTGGCGCTGTGGATGATGGCCTTTGGCGACAGTCAGGGCCTGTGGCGGCATCTGGTGTCGACGGTATTGCCGCGCTATGTCCTGAACACGGTTCTGTTGATGTTCGGGGTCGGTGTGCTGACGATCCTGTTCGGTGTCAGCACGGCCTGGGTTATCACGCGCTACAGCTTTGTTGGCAAACGGGTTTTTGAATGGCTGCTGCTGCTGCCGGCGGCGATCCCGGCCTATATCATCGCCTATACCTATACCGATTTTCTGGAATATGCCGGTCCGGTTCAGTCGCTTCTTCGTGACATGTTTGGCTGGCAGCGCCCGATGGATTACTGGTTCCCGGATATTCGCTCGCTCGGCGGGGCGGTTCTTGTCATGTCGACAGTGCTTTATCCCTATATCTATATGGTAACGCGGATTGCGTTCCGCCTCACACCGGCCAGCCTGTTCGAGATCGCGCTTGTTCATGACAGGTCGCAATTCTGGTCGGTTGGTCTGCCGCTCGCCCGACCGGCGATTACCGCCGGGCTGGCGCTCGTTCTGATGGAGGTGGTGTCCGATTTCGGGACAGTTGAATATTTTGCCGTCGAGACAATTACGCTTGGCATCTTCAATGTCTGGCTTGGCATGAACAATATTGTGGCGGCGGCGCAGATTTCCCTGTTCGGGTTTGTCTTCATCCTCAGTCTGCTTGCGCTCGAACTGTATGCCAGATCGCGCCAGCGTTTTGCCGGCAACGGCAAATCCGCCACAGAATTACAGCCCTTGCGGCCCGGCGTGAAAGGGCAGATTGCCTGCCAGGCTGTCTGTGCGCTGCCGCTGTGTCTCGGATTTGTCATTCCGGTCGGGGTGTTGCTGAAATTCGTGCTTGGGAATCCGATCACCGACCAGTTTGGCCAGGTTGTCGACACGGTGGGTGCCACGATGCTGATGGCCGGCGCGGCGGCGGTGCTGATTGTTGTCGTGTCGACGCTACTGGTTCTGGCGGCAACCTATCGGGGCGGGGTCATGGTACGCCGTCTGACTGTTGCTGCTTCCAGCGGCTATGCCATTCCCGGAACAATGCTGGCCATCGGTGTGCTGGTGTTTGCGGGTGTGGTTGACCGCACCTATGCCGGATTGGTGGGGGATCCGCGTGCGACATTGCTTCTGGGGGGCGCCGGCATTCTTCTCACGGCCTATCTGGTGCGCTTTCAGGCGGTCGGTTACGGCGCGCTGATGTCGGGGATCAGACGGCTCCCGGACAATATGATGAATGCCAGCCGGGTTCTGGGCAACGGATTTGGCAGCAGCCTGAAGCGGGTGATCCTGCCGTTGCTTCGTGGCTCGATGCTGGCCGGTGGGTTGCTGTGTTTTGTCGATATCATGAAAGAGCTGCCAATCACGCTGTTGCTGCGGCCCTTTGATTTCGAGACGCTTGCCACCTACACCTATCAGTTCGCCAAGGACGAGATGCTCGAGGCGGCGGCCCTGCCGGCCCTGATGATTGTCGTCGCCGGGCTGGTGCCGGTGATTCTGATGAACAACATGCTGCGCCGCGCGGGCTAG
- a CDS encoding L-lactate dehydrogenase, producing MAVIACVDDLRKQMERRVPRMFFDYCESGSWTESTFNANETDLQDIKFRQRVAIDVSKRSTAMKMLGQEVPMPVALAPTGLAGMQHADGEILAAQAAESFGVPFTLSTMSICSIEDVAENTSKPFWFQLYVMRDRKFIRNLVERAKAANCSALMITLDLQIMGQRHKDVRNGLSAPPKPTLKNMINLATKPSWCLGMLGTRRREFRNIVGHVDGVGDMSSLADWTVSQFDPSLSWDDVREIRRQWGGKIIIKGILDVEDARQAVNVGADAVVVSNHGGRQLDGAPSSIAALPAIVDAIGDKCEVWMDGGIRTGQDVLRAVALGAKGTLIGRAFLYGLGAGGRDGVTKVLEILHKELDLTMALCGRSNLADVDDSILIR from the coding sequence ATGGCCGTGATCGCCTGTGTTGACGATCTGCGCAAGCAGATGGAGCGGCGTGTTCCGCGCATGTTCTTTGATTACTGCGAGAGTGGGTCCTGGACAGAATCCACATTCAACGCGAATGAAACCGACCTTCAGGACATCAAGTTCCGCCAGCGCGTGGCGATTGATGTCTCGAAGCGCAGCACCGCCATGAAGATGCTGGGACAGGAAGTGCCGATGCCGGTGGCGCTGGCGCCGACCGGTCTTGCCGGCATGCAGCATGCCGATGGTGAAATTCTGGCCGCCCAGGCCGCCGAGTCCTTTGGGGTTCCCTTTACCCTGTCGACAATGTCGATCTGCTCGATCGAGGATGTTGCTGAAAACACAAGCAAGCCATTCTGGTTTCAGCTTTATGTGATGCGCGACCGGAAATTCATCCGCAATCTTGTCGAACGGGCAAAGGCCGCCAACTGTTCGGCATTGATGATCACGCTTGACCTGCAGATCATGGGGCAACGCCACAAGGATGTCCGCAACGGGCTGTCGGCACCGCCGAAACCGACTCTGAAAAATATGATCAATCTTGCCACCAAGCCGTCCTGGTGCCTTGGCATGCTGGGAACGCGCCGTCGCGAATTCCGCAATATTGTCGGTCATGTCGATGGTGTGGGGGATATGTCGTCACTTGCCGACTGGACGGTCAGCCAGTTCGATCCCAGCCTGTCCTGGGATGACGTTCGTGAAATCCGCAGACAATGGGGTGGCAAGATCATCATCAAGGGAATTCTTGACGTCGAGGATGCGCGCCAGGCGGTGAATGTCGGTGCTGATGCGGTGGTGGTGTCGAATCATGGCGGGCGTCAGCTTGACGGTGCGCCATCGTCGATTGCGGCGCTGCCCGCCATTGTCGACGCCATTGGCGACAAATGCGAGGTCTGGATGGATGGTGGCATCCGCACGGGCCAGGACGTGCTGCGTGCCGTGGCGCTTGGCGCGAAGGGAACGCTGATTGGGCGCGCCTTTCTATATGGTCTTGGTGCCGGTGGCCGCGACGGTGTCACCAAGGTTCTCGAGATCCTGCACAAGGAACTCGATCTGACAATGGCGCTGTGCGGGCGCTCAAACCTGGCCGACGTCGATGACTCGATCCTGATCCGCTAG
- a CDS encoding diaminopropionate ammonia-lyase, translating into MDTDLTTALASFTLDANPGHTSGPFPNRAGSLDMAAMDAAEAVITGWSGYTPTPLHELPEVAAHLGVARVVYKDESARFGLGSFKALGGAYAVAALASRIEASGGSATDLTVATATDGNHGRSVAWGAARAGCAAKIYIHAHVSKAREDAMAAFGAEVIRINGNYEASLAACKQDAATHGWQIVSDTSWPGYHEVPLMVMAGYTVMAREILTQLGAAPSHAMLPVGVGGLAAGIVAPLWQAAGSSLGRMIAVESHMSACMRNSLVAGTPTLFDITEETLMAGLSCGEVSDLAWDILKPTISHCVTIGDESVAPLMRWFHDRTKSIEAGECSTSGLAALLAMHADGASWDQLGMGPDAVVLLVGTEGATDPDFYRQTVGTG; encoded by the coding sequence ATGGACACCGATCTGACAACAGCCCTGGCCAGCTTCACGCTGGATGCCAATCCGGGGCATACCAGCGGCCCCTTCCCCAACCGGGCCGGTTCGCTCGACATGGCCGCGATGGATGCTGCCGAGGCAGTGATCACCGGCTGGTCCGGATATACGCCCACCCCGCTCCACGAACTGCCGGAGGTCGCCGCCCATCTTGGCGTGGCACGGGTCGTGTACAAGGATGAATCAGCCCGTTTCGGCCTTGGCTCGTTCAAGGCACTTGGCGGTGCCTATGCGGTTGCCGCGCTGGCAAGCCGGATCGAGGCGTCCGGCGGCAGCGCCACCGACCTGACCGTCGCCACCGCCACCGACGGCAATCATGGCCGGTCAGTGGCCTGGGGGGCGGCCCGGGCCGGATGTGCCGCAAAGATCTATATCCATGCGCATGTCAGCAAGGCCCGTGAAGATGCGATGGCGGCATTCGGTGCCGAGGTGATCCGGATCAATGGCAATTACGAGGCGTCGCTTGCCGCCTGCAAGCAGGATGCCGCCACACATGGCTGGCAGATTGTCTCGGACACCTCGTGGCCGGGATATCACGAGGTGCCGCTGATGGTGATGGCCGGCTATACGGTGATGGCGCGTGAAATCCTGACCCAGCTTGGCGCGGCACCAAGCCATGCCATGCTGCCCGTGGGGGTTGGCGGGCTGGCGGCGGGAATCGTGGCACCTCTCTGGCAGGCCGCAGGATCGTCGCTTGGCCGGATGATCGCCGTCGAGTCACATATGAGCGCCTGCATGCGCAACAGTCTTGTCGCCGGGACACCGACATTGTTCGACATTACCGAGGAAACATTGATGGCAGGCCTGTCCTGTGGCGAGGTGTCGGATCTTGCCTGGGACATCCTGAAGCCGACAATCAGCCATTGCGTGACCATTGGCGATGAATCGGTGGCCCCGTTGATGCGCTGGTTCCATGATCGCACAAAGTCGATCGAAGCCGGTGAATGTTCAACCTCGGGGCTGGCCGCGCTGCTGGCCATGCATGCCGATGGCGCGTCATGGGACCAGCTGGGAATGGGGCCGGATGCGGTTGTTCTTCTGGTCGGCACCGAGGGCGCAACGGATCCGGATTTCTATCGCCAGACGGTCGGAACCGGCTAG
- a CDS encoding phytanoyl-CoA dioxygenase family protein, which produces MPIRLTEAQQAAYDRDGFVAPIDIFSADEAAAIRAALEEAEQVWPDELAGANRNNAHYVLPVLDQITHDSRILDAVQDVIGPDILVAGTTLFIKEPETKGFISWHQDARYIGLEPHDWVTGWLAISDVNEENGCMRMIPGSHKAPLIEHVDTFGEDNLLTRGQTVPDVDEAAAVAVPLKPGQLSLHHPRIVHGSGPNMSGERRIGFAMQSYIAPNVEQVIGRIWVQQARGTDRYRNHDVAPRPEAAMQAGDIKFRDEANERLSDIFYAGANRKGRY; this is translated from the coding sequence ATGCCGATCCGACTGACCGAGGCCCAGCAGGCCGCCTATGACCGCGACGGGTTTGTCGCGCCAATCGATATTTTCAGCGCCGACGAGGCAGCGGCCATCCGCGCCGCGCTGGAGGAGGCCGAACAGGTCTGGCCGGACGAGCTGGCGGGCGCGAACCGCAACAACGCGCATTATGTGCTGCCGGTGCTTGACCAGATCACCCATGACAGCCGCATCCTGGACGCTGTTCAGGATGTAATCGGGCCGGACATTCTGGTCGCCGGCACCACGCTGTTCATCAAGGAACCGGAAACTAAGGGCTTTATCAGCTGGCATCAGGATGCCCGCTATATCGGGCTGGAGCCGCATGACTGGGTGACCGGATGGCTGGCGATCAGCGATGTGAACGAGGAAAATGGCTGCATGCGGATGATCCCCGGCTCGCACAAGGCGCCGCTGATCGAACATGTCGACACCTTTGGCGAGGACAATCTTCTGACCCGGGGCCAGACCGTTCCCGATGTCGACGAGGCCGCCGCCGTCGCGGTGCCGCTGAAACCCGGTCAGCTGTCGCTGCATCACCCGCGGATTGTCCACGGATCAGGACCGAACATGTCCGGCGAACGGCGGATCGGCTTTGCCATGCAGAGCTATATCGCACCGAATGTCGAACAGGTGATCGGCCGGATCTGGGTGCAGCAGGCACGCGGCACGGACAGATACCGGAACCATGATGTGGCCCCGCGGCCCGAAGCCGCCATGCAGGCCGGAGATATCAAATTCCGCGATGAGGCGAATGAACGGCTGTCGGACATCTTCTATGCCGGCGCCAACCGCAAGGGGCGCTACTGA
- the speB gene encoding agmatinase, whose product MSGHGYDSGRLNLPFVGLCSFGKNPYQPDWDSIDADFAILGAPFDFGTQFRAGARFGPRGIREASTLFSFGHAGAYDHEDDVTYLETDKVRIVDIGDADIVHTDTIKSHANIEQGVRAILRAGAVPIVLGGDHSVNIPCINAFSDQEPFHLVQIDAHLDFVDERHGVRYGHGNPMRRAAEKPYVTGLSQIGIRNVSSTARDGYEDARAMGSDIQSVRQLRAMGVDAMLARIPEGARYYITIDIDGFDPSIAPGTGTPSHGGFLYYEVLELLDGLTKRGTVIGVDLVEVAPDYDPTGSTTTLAAQLLLNLIGRIAHNR is encoded by the coding sequence ATGAGCGGACATGGCTATGACAGCGGGCGACTGAACCTGCCTTTTGTGGGGCTGTGCAGCTTTGGCAAAAATCCCTATCAACCGGACTGGGACTCCATCGACGCCGATTTCGCCATTCTCGGCGCGCCATTCGATTTCGGGACACAGTTTCGGGCCGGCGCGCGGTTTGGCCCGCGCGGCATCCGCGAGGCCTCGACCCTGTTCTCGTTCGGTCATGCCGGTGCCTATGACCACGAGGATGATGTGACCTATCTCGAGACCGACAAGGTGCGGATCGTCGATATCGGCGATGCTGACATCGTCCATACCGACACCATCAAGAGCCACGCCAATATCGAACAGGGTGTGCGCGCCATCCTCAGGGCCGGCGCGGTGCCGATCGTTCTTGGCGGCGACCATTCGGTGAACATTCCCTGCATCAATGCCTTTTCCGACCAGGAACCGTTCCATCTGGTGCAGATCGACGCGCATCTGGATTTTGTCGATGAACGTCACGGCGTTCGCTATGGGCATGGCAACCCGATGCGCCGCGCCGCCGAAAAGCCCTATGTAACCGGCCTGTCGCAGATCGGCATCCGCAATGTGTCATCGACGGCCCGCGACGGCTATGAGGATGCCCGCGCCATGGGGTCCGACATCCAGTCGGTGCGCCAGCTCCGCGCGATGGGGGTGGATGCCATGCTGGCCCGCATTCCTGAAGGCGCGCGCTATTACATCACCATCGATATCGACGGGTTCGACCCGTCCATCGCGCCTGGCACCGGCACGCCCTCGCATGGCGGGTTCCTGTATTATGAGGTGCTGGAGCTTCTGGACGGGCTGACGAAGCGCGGCACCGTCATCGGGGTGGACCTTGTCGAGGTGGCACCGGATTACGACCCGACCGGCAGCACGACAACATTGGCGGCACAACTGCTGCTGAACCTGATTGGCCGCATCGCCCATAACAGGTGA